The following proteins are co-located in the Synchiropus splendidus isolate RoL2022-P1 chromosome 14, RoL_Sspl_1.0, whole genome shotgun sequence genome:
- the ska1 gene encoding spindle and kinetochore-associated protein 1, with amino-acid sequence MSDLQELSDHVHERLSSIQRLLDLSSAEVPQNKMKKLSQEITSLGSQMERFEAFVERQRGQLQQLKALEEVYQRHLEGVQHLVVHIPVHMPKRKSPAKASEAAAVKSEAAGAAPAPAETSRRGNRSIKMMMVVTLPEFEAIPQYMKGRTTYDQLNAAVQTINTAVVTKYKIVQQPVKSLNNHSKGLHQRFKELETKDTKGQFFVVEQDIREFTQVKVDKKFHLLLNMLRHCQRLKELRGGGRTRYVLL; translated from the exons ATGAGTGACCTGCAGGAACTCAGCGACCACGTTCACGAGCGGCTGTCGTCCATCCAGCGTTTGCTGGATCTGTCATCGGCAG AGGTTCCTCAGAATAAGATGAAGAAACTGTCTCAGGAAATCACCTCCCTCGGCAGCCAGATGGAGAGATTCGAGGCGTTTGTGGAACGGCAGCGAGGCCAGCTGCAGCAGTTGAAG GCATTAGAGGAGGTTTACCAGCGCCACCTGGAGGGTGTGCAGCACCTGGTGGTCCACATCCCAGTTCACATGCCCAAGAGAAAAAGCCCAGCAAA agcCAGCGAGGCAGCTGCGGTGAAGAGTGAGGCGGCCGGAgctgcgccggctccagctgagACGAGCCGGAGAGGCAACAGGAGCatcaagatgatgatggtggtcaCGCTGCCTGAGTTTGAGGCCATCCCTCA ATACATGAAGGGTCGAACCACATATGACCAGCTGAACGCCGCCGTGCAGACCATCAACACCGCCGTTGTCACCAAGTACAAGATCGTCCAGCAGCCGGTCAAAAGTTTGAACAATCACTCCAAAGGGCTTCACCAGCGCTTCAAAGAGCTGGAGACCAAAGACACAAAAG GTCAGTTCTTCGTGGTGGAGCAAGACATCCGGGAGTTCACGCAGGTGAAGGTGGACAAGAAGTTCCATCTGCTCCTGAATATGCTGCGACACTGCCAGAGACTGAAGGAGCTGCGGGGGGGAGGCCGCACGCGCTACGTGCTGTTGTGA